The Bacteroidota bacterium DNA segment GCTGGAAGACTTTGGCCTGGTGGATGCCCTGTACATGACCATCATTACCGTTAGCACCGTAGGCTTCCACGAGGTGCAGCCCCTGGATACCCCAGGCAAGCTCTTCATCAGTGGGGTGATCCTCACAAACATTGGTATTTTTGCCTACGCGGTGTCGAACATAACCGCCTTCTTTATGGACGGGGGCATCCGCGATATGCTAAGAGACCATGCAATGAACCAGAAGATAGCCCGGCTGAAGGGCCATGTGGTGGTGTGCGGCTACGGCCGCATAGGCCAGAAGGTGGTGGACGAACTGATGGCCCAGGGTGCCGAGTTTGTGATTGTGGAACAGCGCAAAGAGCAGGTAGAGCGCCACCGGGCCGATGAGCGCCTGCTGTTTGTAGAGGGCAATGCCATAGAGGATGAGGTAATGACCCAGGCAGGCATAGAGCAGGCCGGGGCCCTGATATGCACCATGCCCGACGATGCCGCCAATGTGTTTGTAGTACTGGCCGCACGCCAGCGCCGGCCCGACCTGAGCATCGTAAGCCGCGCGAGCCTGACGGGCAGCGCCAGCAAGCTGAAACAGGCCGGTGCCGACCACGTGGTGATGCCCGAACTGATAGGCGGAAACGTAATGGCCGGCATCGTTACACGCCCGCACACCCACAGCTTCCTCAGCATGGTTACCAGCCGAGATAGCGATGTGTTCTTTGAGGAAATA contains these protein-coding regions:
- a CDS encoding potassium channel protein; this encodes MPYRIFVRATLLLRLLRQMGLAIALILGVMAVGVLGLMLLEDFGLVDALYMTIITVSTVGFHEVQPLDTPGKLFISGVILTNIGIFAYAVSNITAFFMDGGIRDMLRDHAMNQKIARLKGHVVVCGYGRIGQKVVDELMAQGAEFVIVEQRKEQVERHRADERLLFVEGNAIEDEVMTQAGIEQAGALICTMPDDAANVFVVLAARQRRPDLSIVSRASLTGSASKLKQAGADHVVMPELIGGNVMAGIVTRPHTHSFLSMVTSRDSDVFFEEIDVSQFDRDCVGQTLRELDLRNLTGASVIGFGLPGGRYIINPDANEVIRPDSKIVILGNKTQIGNVTQLLKPEAKP